Proteins encoded together in one Terriglobia bacterium window:
- a CDS encoding molybdopterin-dependent oxidoreductase, translating to MKRIVHGACPHDCPDACGVLITVEDGRATKIKGDPAHPVTRGFLCAKVAKYLDRVYSPDRVLYPMRRKGKKGGGTKSAADFERITWDAALDEICTRFRAITTEFGPEAILPYSYGGTVGVLNNASMDRRFFHRLGASQLDRTICSSAGTEGIVSVLGVKLGTEPEQFRHSQYIIAWGANIHGNNVHLWPFIEEARRKGAKLVVIDPYKTRTAACADWYLPINPGTDVALALGLMHVIIGEDLYDADYVARYTVGFEQLRERVKEYSPQRVAQWTGIAADDVVKLAREYATVRPAAIRLNYGIQRCDSGGTAVRTVTMLPCITGSWKEVGGGLQLSTGGAYALDRAHLERPDLMNVALGRPARVINMIEIGKVLNTVADPPVKAVVVYNSNPVAVAPNHHEVVRGFARPDLFTVVHEQFFTDTADYADIVLPATTFFEHKELQTGYGHYFVQISNAAIDPIGECRSNFDLFRELGQRMGFAEDCFRESVDAAIDATLSSGHAWVKGIDRQRLEREGHVRLHLGDGPFLPFALGNFATPSGKAELYNERLAAHGLDPVAAFKPSPESRHVPEAARFPLELLGRKADNFLNSTFCNLPSLQPMEERELLEMSQADAGVRGIRDGDPVRVFNRRGEVRLTARVNGAVRAGVVAARLNWAKLSAQGKNINVLTSDRVADMGGGPVFYSALVEVERVTPAARR from the coding sequence ATGAAGCGGATCGTCCATGGCGCGTGCCCGCACGATTGCCCGGACGCCTGCGGTGTGCTCATCACCGTCGAGGACGGCCGGGCGACGAAGATCAAGGGCGATCCGGCGCATCCGGTCACGCGCGGTTTCCTCTGCGCCAAGGTGGCGAAGTACCTGGACCGCGTCTATTCGCCCGATCGCGTGCTTTACCCCATGCGGCGCAAGGGGAAGAAAGGCGGCGGGACGAAAAGCGCCGCCGACTTTGAGCGCATCACCTGGGACGCCGCGCTCGACGAGATCTGCACCCGCTTCCGCGCCATCACCACAGAGTTCGGACCCGAGGCCATCCTTCCCTACTCTTACGGCGGCACGGTGGGCGTGCTCAACAACGCCTCCATGGACCGGCGCTTCTTCCATCGCCTGGGCGCGTCGCAACTGGACCGCACCATCTGCTCTTCGGCGGGGACCGAAGGCATCGTGTCCGTCCTCGGAGTGAAGCTGGGCACCGAGCCAGAGCAATTTCGCCATTCGCAGTACATCATCGCGTGGGGCGCGAACATCCACGGTAACAACGTCCACCTCTGGCCGTTCATCGAGGAGGCGCGGCGCAAGGGCGCGAAGCTGGTGGTCATCGACCCCTACAAGACGCGCACCGCCGCCTGCGCCGACTGGTATCTGCCGATCAATCCCGGGACGGATGTGGCGCTGGCGCTCGGCCTCATGCACGTCATCATCGGCGAGGACCTGTACGACGCCGATTACGTGGCCAGATACACCGTCGGCTTCGAACAGCTTCGCGAGCGAGTGAAGGAGTACAGCCCGCAGCGCGTCGCCCAGTGGACGGGCATCGCGGCCGACGACGTGGTAAAGCTGGCGCGCGAGTATGCCACCGTACGTCCGGCGGCGATCCGCCTCAACTACGGCATTCAGCGGTGCGACAGCGGCGGCACGGCCGTGCGCACTGTCACTATGCTGCCTTGCATCACCGGATCGTGGAAAGAAGTCGGCGGCGGCCTCCAGCTCTCGACCGGGGGCGCGTACGCCCTCGATCGCGCGCACCTCGAGCGCCCTGACCTGATGAATGTGGCGCTGGGACGCCCCGCGCGCGTCATCAACATGATCGAGATCGGCAAGGTACTGAACACGGTCGCCGATCCGCCGGTGAAGGCCGTCGTCGTTTACAACTCGAACCCGGTGGCGGTCGCGCCCAACCACCACGAGGTGGTGCGCGGTTTCGCGCGCCCAGACCTGTTCACCGTCGTGCACGAGCAGTTCTTCACCGATACAGCGGATTACGCCGACATCGTCCTGCCCGCAACCACGTTCTTCGAACATAAGGAGCTGCAGACCGGGTACGGGCATTACTTCGTGCAGATCTCGAACGCGGCCATAGACCCGATCGGCGAGTGCCGCTCGAACTTCGACTTGTTCCGCGAACTTGGGCAGCGCATGGGGTTCGCCGAAGACTGCTTCCGCGAAAGCGTGGACGCGGCCATCGACGCCACACTCTCGAGCGGGCACGCTTGGGTGAAGGGGATCGATCGCCAACGATTGGAGCGCGAGGGCCACGTGCGCCTGCATCTCGGCGATGGGCCGTTCCTCCCCTTTGCCCTCGGCAACTTCGCCACACCGAGCGGGAAAGCCGAACTCTACAACGAGCGCCTTGCCGCGCACGGCCTGGATCCGGTGGCGGCATTCAAACCGTCCCCAGAATCGCGCCACGTGCCCGAAGCCGCGCGTTTCCCTCTCGAACTGCTGGGCCGCAAGGCCGACAACTTTCTAAATTCCACCTTCTGCAACCTTCCTTCCCTGCAACCGATGGAGGAACGCGAACTCCTGGAGATGAGCCAGGCCGACGCCGGGGTGCGCGGCATCCGCGACGGCGATCCCGTCCGCGTTTTCAACCGCCGCGGCGAGGTGCGCCTGACCGCTCGCGTGAACGGAGCGGTGCGTGCGGGAGTGGTTGCCGCCCGGCTGAACTGGGCCAAACTCTCGGCCCAGGGGAAGAACATCAACGTGCTCACCTCGGACCGCGTGGCCGACATGGGCGGCGGCCCGGTGTTTTACTCTGCGCTGGTCGAGGTGGAGCGCGTAACCCCGGCAGCGCGTCGCTAG
- the pyrH gene encoding UMP kinase, with product MALAFKRILLKLSGEALAAEKGFGIDSQRIAEIAAELREVRDLGVEIAIVVGGGNFFRGVAEQAKDMDRVSADQMGMLATVINALALQDALEKVGAFTRVQSAIEMNEICEPFIRRRALRHLEKGRIVIFAAGTGNPYFSTDSAAALRANEIKADVIMKATKVEGIYDADPVRVKDAKMFDHISYMDVVKKGLKVMDLTAITMCQENNIPIVIFNLNKRGNIKRVVTGEKVGSLINA from the coding sequence ATGGCACTGGCATTCAAACGCATCCTGCTGAAGCTCTCTGGCGAGGCGCTGGCCGCCGAGAAGGGGTTCGGCATCGACTCCCAGCGAATTGCCGAGATCGCGGCCGAGCTAAGAGAAGTGCGCGACCTGGGGGTGGAGATCGCGATCGTCGTCGGCGGCGGCAACTTCTTCCGCGGCGTGGCCGAGCAAGCCAAAGACATGGACCGCGTCTCCGCCGACCAGATGGGTATGTTGGCCACTGTCATCAACGCACTCGCGCTTCAGGACGCGCTGGAAAAAGTCGGCGCCTTCACCCGCGTGCAGTCGGCCATCGAGATGAACGAGATCTGCGAGCCCTTCATCCGCCGCCGCGCCCTCCGCCACCTGGAGAAAGGACGCATCGTGATCTTTGCCGCCGGCACCGGCAACCCTTACTTCTCCACCGACTCCGCCGCCGCCCTGCGCGCCAACGAGATCAAGGCCGACGTGATCATGAAGGCCACGAAGGTCGAAGGCATCTACGACGCCGACCCCGTCCGCGTGAAAGACGCCAAAATGTTCGACCACATCAGCTACATGGACGTAGTGAAGAAGGGTTTGAAGGTGATGGACCTGACCGCCATCACCATGTGCCAGGAAAACAATATCCCCATCGTCATCTTCAACCTCAACAAGCGCGGCAACATCAAGCGCGTCGTGACAGGCGAGAAGGTCGGGTCGCTGATCAACGCTTAG
- a CDS encoding DUF4292 domain-containing protein, translated as MVRQSNLSGFRLVVVLAGVLPLTGCLFRTRRVEHQVSTAIVQEATQADLIDKINRSAERIKTLNATVDIDTDVGGARKGKVTEYQEIRGFVLVRKPAMLRMIGLFPIVRNRAFDMVSDGQTFRLSIPAKNKFYVGRNDVVHPSKQPLENLRPQHIMDALLVQAIDPRNEVAVVESTTETLRDPKTRKLVDQPNYTVVVVARDEAGWFLSRKIVLRRVDLQPNRQIVYDKLGNVATDARYEDYREFDGSYFPAQIIINRPQEEYSITLSVVKLKLNEPLTDDQFDLPQPAGAQVVRLDVPASDRASDGNGMKKPPPLQPPK; from the coding sequence ATGGTCAGGCAATCCAACCTCTCAGGTTTTCGGCTCGTGGTGGTGCTGGCGGGTGTGCTGCCGCTGACCGGGTGCTTGTTCCGCACCCGCCGAGTGGAGCACCAGGTTTCGACCGCGATCGTCCAGGAGGCCACACAGGCCGACCTGATTGACAAGATCAACCGCTCGGCAGAACGCATCAAGACATTGAACGCTACGGTGGACATCGACACCGACGTGGGCGGCGCAAGGAAGGGCAAGGTCACCGAATACCAGGAAATCCGCGGCTTCGTGCTGGTACGCAAGCCGGCAATGCTGCGCATGATCGGGCTATTCCCCATCGTGCGCAACCGCGCGTTCGACATGGTGAGCGACGGCCAGACCTTCCGCCTCTCCATTCCTGCCAAGAACAAGTTTTACGTGGGGCGCAACGACGTGGTCCATCCTTCGAAGCAGCCGCTCGAGAACCTGCGTCCGCAGCACATCATGGACGCCTTGCTGGTGCAGGCCATCGACCCCCGGAACGAGGTGGCGGTCGTGGAATCGACCACGGAAACGCTACGCGATCCTAAGACGCGGAAACTGGTGGACCAACCCAACTACACCGTGGTGGTCGTGGCCCGCGACGAAGCCGGGTGGTTCCTGTCGCGCAAGATCGTGCTCCGCCGTGTCGATCTCCAGCCCAACCGGCAGATCGTGTATGACAAGCTGGGAAACGTCGCCACCGACGCGCGCTACGAGGACTACCGGGAATTTGACGGCTCCTACTTCCCGGCGCAGATCATCATCAACCGGCCGCAGGAGGAGTACTCGATCACCCTGTCGGTGGTCAAGCTGAAGCTCAACGAACCGCTCACTGACGACCAGTTCGACCTGCCGCAACCGGCGGGAGCGCAGGTCGTGCGGCTGGATGTGCCGGCCTCCGACCGGGCCTCCGATGGCAATGGGATGAAGAAACCTCCACCGCTACAGCCACCGAAATGA
- the rpsI gene encoding 30S ribosomal protein S9: MADQVQYYGTGRRKSSVARVYLRPGDGQVTVNGRAFNEYFVTDAQRNEAKQPLVLSETAGTFNVVANVSGGGVNGQAGAVKLGVARALLVFNGELRKKLKAEGLLSRDSRGKERKKYGQKGARKRFQFSKR, from the coding sequence ATGGCAGATCAGGTTCAGTACTACGGAACGGGACGTCGGAAGTCGAGCGTGGCTCGCGTGTATCTGCGACCCGGCGACGGCCAAGTCACGGTGAATGGCCGTGCCTTTAACGAATACTTTGTCACCGATGCGCAGCGCAACGAAGCCAAGCAGCCGCTGGTCCTGAGCGAGACCGCGGGCACGTTCAACGTGGTCGCCAATGTTTCCGGCGGCGGCGTGAACGGGCAGGCCGGAGCGGTTAAGCTGGGCGTGGCGCGGGCCTTGCTGGTATTCAACGGCGAGCTGCGCAAGAAGCTCAAGGCCGAGGGCTTATTGTCCCGCGACTCGCGCGGCAAGGAGCGCAAGAAGTACGGGCAGAAGGGCGCCCGCAAGCGCTTCCAGTTCAGCAAGCGCTAA
- the tsf gene encoding translation elongation factor Ts, whose translation MNISAAQVKELRDKTGAPMMDCKHALTEAKGDIEQAIVVLRKKGVATAAKKSSRATSEGSVASYIHAGGKIGVLVEVNCESDFVARTDDFQALLHDLAMHIAASDPKYVRKEDVTPEDYEREKDIYRSQAASTGKPANVVEKIVEGKMSKFYEEVCLYDQPFIKEQTISVSQLIASKIGKLGENISVRRFARFKVGEPAATIAFSKPAGEQKP comes from the coding sequence ATGAACATCTCCGCCGCACAGGTAAAGGAGCTCCGCGACAAGACCGGCGCTCCCATGATGGACTGCAAGCACGCCCTGACCGAAGCCAAGGGCGACATCGAGCAGGCTATCGTCGTGCTGCGCAAGAAGGGCGTAGCGACCGCTGCCAAGAAGTCCTCGCGCGCCACCAGCGAGGGCTCGGTCGCCAGCTACATCCACGCCGGAGGCAAGATCGGCGTGCTGGTCGAGGTCAACTGCGAGAGCGACTTCGTCGCCCGCACCGACGACTTCCAGGCGCTGCTGCACGACCTGGCCATGCACATCGCCGCCAGCGACCCGAAGTACGTCCGCAAGGAGGATGTCACGCCCGAGGATTATGAGCGCGAGAAGGACATCTACCGCTCCCAGGCGGCCTCCACCGGAAAGCCGGCCAACGTGGTGGAAAAGATCGTCGAGGGCAAGATGAGCAAGTTCTATGAGGAAGTCTGCCTGTACGACCAGCCCTTCATCAAGGAGCAGACCATCTCGGTGTCGCAGCTCATCGCCAGCAAGATCGGCAAGCTGGGCGAGAATATCTCGGTCCGGCGCTTCGCCCGCTTCAAGGTGGGCGAGCCCGCCGCCACGATCGCCTTCAGCAAGCCCGCTGGCGAGCAAAAGCCCTAG
- the bamA gene encoding outer membrane protein assembly factor BamA: MLGLLFLLTGTSVSQQQLIEGIRIHGNRRIPAETMRARIFTREGDVYDEAALQRDFASLWNTGYFEDLRIEREDSAKGYIIHFYVKEKPTIREINYQGLNSVSQSDVLDRFKERKVGLTVENQYDPTKIKRAEVVLKELLSEHGRQFATIRPEVRPIPPAAVAVTFIVNEGPKVKVGKISFEGNNTVSGRYLRDAMKNLKPIGIPHSIILENVFSRTYDATKLQEDTERVRDAYQQKGFFKALVQDPKTQIRDTAPGFPWLFRKGGGKAVDITIPVEEGARFRLAAITFKNNKAVTSVALLRRLFPMKDGELFNTTMVRKGLKNLRDAYGELGYINFTAVPDTKIDDEKHLITLDIDVDEGKPFYVRRIEFQGNTTTRDKVIRRELALEEGNVYNSKYWELSLLRLNQLNYFEPLKPDQDSDIKQNNQESTVDITLKVKEKGKNSIGLTGGVSGLAGSFVGLNYQTNNFLGLGETLTVDFNIGSYQRNLTFGFTEPYAFDRPLQLGFTVFSTKYEYNQAQQVSLASGQQVNLPQNVLDTLQDYSQSSTGFTASASYALRRSFKRIGITYSIDRTSVTTFSTASQQLFENLAFRGFSGPNALEGVITSKVIPSFSFSTIDSPMHPTRGRSVYLATEIAGLGGNVRDIRPVVEFKRWTPMKGIKPNSDGHQTLGFRVQGSFITGFGGLVAPPFQRMYLGGDNDLRGFDIRTVGPYGFIVQNFNVNLTNPDGTAVLRDPSNPRLGAVTVPVPIYSIVIPGGDTSVISNVEYRMPIAGPVTLAAFMDFGMNMILRNSQLRVSDQTLTALNTTAFGCPSLDVTFSCAGGTLLGPFAPDLKIVSGSNYVPRMSTGLEFQVLMPVVNAPMRVYYAWNPLILNSIATPPFLITRAMFPPGGAGDFTFQQLQQQASGFKLVEPRHTFRFSVATTF, translated from the coding sequence GTGCTCGGCCTCCTGTTTCTGCTGACGGGGACTTCCGTATCCCAGCAACAGCTCATCGAGGGAATCCGCATCCACGGCAACCGGCGCATCCCGGCCGAGACCATGCGCGCCCGCATTTTCACCCGCGAAGGCGACGTCTATGACGAAGCCGCTCTGCAGCGCGATTTCGCCTCCCTGTGGAATACCGGGTACTTCGAGGACCTGCGGATCGAGCGCGAGGACAGCGCCAAGGGCTACATCATCCACTTCTACGTCAAAGAGAAGCCCACCATCCGCGAAATCAATTACCAGGGTCTGAACTCGGTCTCGCAGAGCGACGTGCTCGATCGCTTCAAGGAGCGCAAGGTCGGGCTGACGGTCGAGAACCAGTACGATCCCACCAAGATCAAAAGGGCCGAGGTCGTGCTCAAAGAGCTCCTGTCCGAGCACGGCCGCCAGTTCGCGACCATCCGACCGGAAGTGAGACCCATCCCGCCCGCGGCCGTGGCCGTGACCTTCATCGTCAACGAAGGCCCCAAGGTGAAGGTCGGGAAGATCAGCTTCGAAGGCAACAACACGGTGAGCGGCCGTTACTTGCGGGACGCGATGAAGAACCTGAAGCCGATCGGGATCCCGCACTCGATCATCCTGGAAAACGTCTTTTCCCGCACCTACGACGCGACCAAGCTCCAGGAGGACACCGAACGTGTCCGCGACGCCTACCAGCAGAAGGGCTTTTTCAAGGCCCTGGTGCAGGACCCCAAGACTCAGATCCGCGACACCGCTCCCGGCTTCCCCTGGCTTTTTCGCAAAGGTGGCGGCAAGGCCGTGGACATCACGATTCCGGTCGAGGAAGGGGCGCGCTTCCGCCTGGCGGCCATCACCTTCAAGAACAACAAGGCGGTGACCAGCGTTGCCTTGCTTCGCCGCCTCTTCCCCATGAAGGACGGAGAACTATTCAACACCACCATGGTGCGCAAGGGCCTGAAAAACCTGCGCGATGCCTACGGTGAACTTGGCTACATCAACTTCACGGCTGTTCCCGACACCAAGATCGACGACGAAAAGCACCTGATCACGCTGGACATCGACGTCGATGAGGGCAAGCCTTTCTACGTGCGCCGCATCGAGTTCCAGGGCAATACCACGACGCGCGACAAGGTCATCCGCCGCGAATTGGCCCTGGAGGAAGGCAACGTTTACAACAGCAAGTACTGGGAGCTGAGCCTCCTCCGCCTCAATCAGCTCAATTACTTCGAGCCGCTCAAACCCGACCAGGATTCCGACATCAAGCAGAACAACCAGGAAAGCACGGTCGATATCACGCTCAAGGTCAAGGAAAAGGGCAAGAACTCGATCGGTCTCACCGGTGGCGTCAGCGGTCTGGCCGGGTCGTTCGTCGGCCTCAACTACCAGACGAACAACTTCCTGGGACTGGGTGAGACGTTGACCGTGGACTTCAATATTGGTAGCTATCAGCGGAACCTCACCTTCGGCTTCACCGAGCCGTACGCCTTCGATCGCCCGCTCCAACTGGGATTCACGGTGTTCAGCACCAAGTACGAATACAACCAGGCACAGCAGGTGAGCCTGGCGTCTGGCCAGCAGGTCAACCTGCCCCAGAATGTGCTCGACACTCTCCAGGACTACAGCCAGTCCAGCACCGGCTTCACCGCCAGCGCCAGCTACGCGCTCCGGCGGTCGTTCAAGCGCATAGGTATCACATACTCGATCGACCGCACGTCGGTGACCACGTTCAGCACCGCGTCGCAGCAGTTGTTCGAGAACCTCGCCTTCCGCGGCTTTTCCGGACCGAACGCCCTGGAAGGCGTGATCACCAGCAAGGTGATCCCGTCGTTCTCCTTCAGCACCATTGACAGCCCGATGCACCCCACCCGGGGTCGGAGCGTGTACCTGGCGACCGAGATCGCCGGACTGGGTGGCAACGTGCGCGACATCCGCCCGGTCGTCGAATTCAAGCGTTGGACCCCCATGAAGGGGATCAAGCCGAATTCCGACGGACACCAGACCTTGGGCTTCCGCGTCCAAGGCTCGTTTATCACGGGGTTCGGCGGCCTTGTGGCCCCGCCATTCCAGCGCATGTATCTGGGGGGCGACAACGACCTCCGCGGTTTCGACATCCGCACGGTCGGCCCGTACGGCTTCATCGTCCAGAATTTCAACGTGAACCTGACGAACCCAGACGGCACCGCCGTTCTGCGGGACCCCAGCAACCCGCGCCTGGGTGCGGTCACGGTGCCCGTACCCATCTACAGCATCGTGATTCCTGGCGGCGACACCAGCGTCATCTCGAACGTCGAATACCGTATGCCCATCGCCGGCCCGGTGACGCTCGCCGCCTTCATGGACTTCGGAATGAACATGATCCTGCGTAACTCGCAGTTGCGCGTCTCCGACCAGACGCTGACAGCCCTGAACACGACGGCGTTCGGCTGCCCCTCTCTGGACGTCACCTTCAGTTGCGCTGGGGGCACGCTATTGGGCCCATTCGCACCTGACCTCAAGATCGTCAGCGGCTCGAATTACGTCCCGCGGATGTCCACGGGCCTGGAATTCCAGGTCTTGATGCCGGTGGTCAATGCACCGATGCGCGTTTACTACGCGTGGAACCCGCTCATCCTGAACTCGATCGCGACGCCGCCGTTCCTCATCACCCGGGCCATGTTTCCGCCGGGCGGAGCCGGGGATTTTACCTTCCAGCAGTTGCAGCAGCAGGCCTCCGGATTCAAATTGGTGGAGCCGCGCCACACCTTCCGCTTCAGCGTAGCCACGACGTTCTAA
- the frr gene encoding ribosome recycling factor — MAQATMASIPALKEAFLQLRTRMDKAVEDFRKELAATRTGRASVHMLDGVRVEYYGSELPLNQVSQVHAPEAQLLTVTPFDPSALVAIEKAIRTADLGLNPMNDGKIIRVPVPALTEERRKEMVKHLHKALEEHRTAVRNIRRDGNESIKKALKDKKITEDEDRRSHDELQKLTDDEIKKMEELSKAKEKEVMQV; from the coding sequence ATGGCCCAGGCAACCATGGCGTCGATCCCCGCTCTCAAAGAAGCGTTCCTCCAACTTCGCACCCGCATGGACAAGGCGGTGGAAGACTTCCGTAAGGAGCTGGCGGCGACCCGCACCGGCCGCGCGTCGGTGCACATGCTGGACGGCGTCCGCGTGGAGTACTACGGCTCGGAGTTGCCGCTGAACCAGGTGTCGCAGGTACACGCTCCCGAAGCGCAGTTACTCACCGTGACTCCGTTCGACCCTTCCGCCCTGGTGGCCATCGAGAAGGCCATCCGCACCGCCGACCTCGGACTCAACCCGATGAACGACGGCAAGATCATCCGCGTGCCCGTGCCCGCGCTCACCGAGGAACGCCGCAAGGAGATGGTCAAGCACCTGCACAAGGCCCTGGAAGAACACCGCACCGCAGTGCGCAACATCCGCCGTGACGGCAACGAGAGCATCAAAAAGGCGCTCAAGGACAAGAAGATCACCGAGGACGAGGACCGCCGCTCCCACGATGAGCTCCAGAAGCTCACCGACGACGAGATCAAGAAGATGGAAGAGCTAAGCAAGGCGAAAGAGAAGGAAGTGATGCAGGTGTGA
- the rplM gene encoding 50S ribosomal protein L13 produces the protein MSTYFPKEGEIARKWYVVDGTGQTLGRLATRVASILAGKESTKYTPFIDAGDHVVVINADKVRLTGMKAENKVYHHYTGFPGGLRTEEYKKRFARKPEGVVQDAIVGMLPHTKLGRAMAKKLKVYRGDQHPHAAQKPEALALDRKRA, from the coding sequence ATGTCAACCTATTTCCCCAAAGAGGGGGAAATTGCGCGCAAGTGGTACGTCGTAGATGGCACCGGGCAGACGCTCGGCCGCCTGGCGACGCGTGTCGCAAGCATCCTCGCTGGTAAAGAAAGCACCAAGTACACGCCTTTCATCGACGCCGGCGATCACGTGGTCGTGATCAACGCGGACAAGGTTCGCCTCACCGGCATGAAGGCCGAGAACAAGGTCTATCACCACTACACCGGCTTCCCGGGCGGCCTGCGCACCGAGGAGTACAAGAAGCGCTTTGCGCGCAAGCCCGAGGGCGTCGTGCAGGATGCCATCGTCGGCATGCTGCCGCACACCAAGCTCGGCCGCGCGATGGCCAAGAAGTTGAAAGTCTATCGCGGCGACCAGCATCCGCACGCGGCGCAGAAGCCCGAGGCTCTGGCGCTGGATCGCAAGCGGGCATAG
- the rpsB gene encoding 30S ribosomal protein S2, whose translation MANITMKELLEAGVHFGHQTKRWNPKMKDFIFGERNGIYIIDLQKTLKMFKDASKYVQDLAAEGKVVLFVGTKRQAQDAIAEEATRCGMFFINQRWLGGLLTNWVTVQKSVKRLKELDDMATDGRYELLPKKEVIKLERERKHLQANLAGIKNMNKLPDAIFVIDSNKEQIAVREARKLGIPVVAVVDTNCDPSEVDYVIPGNDDALRAIRLFASKVAESIIEGSQAATDKQGVPGAEVAPSEAPAASEGEAPAEGAVAAVGENVDMAEVLGGSVRKSPATAAESEEPEARHAETH comes from the coding sequence TTGGCGAACATCACCATGAAGGAGCTGCTCGAAGCGGGCGTCCACTTCGGGCACCAGACCAAGCGCTGGAACCCCAAGATGAAGGATTTCATCTTCGGCGAGCGCAACGGGATCTACATCATCGATCTTCAGAAGACCCTGAAGATGTTCAAGGACGCCAGCAAGTACGTCCAGGACCTGGCCGCCGAAGGCAAAGTGGTCCTGTTCGTGGGCACCAAGCGGCAGGCGCAGGACGCGATCGCCGAAGAGGCGACGCGCTGCGGCATGTTCTTCATCAATCAGCGCTGGCTGGGCGGGCTGCTGACCAACTGGGTCACGGTCCAGAAATCGGTCAAGCGGCTCAAGGAGCTAGATGACATGGCCACCGACGGCCGCTACGAGCTGCTGCCCAAGAAAGAAGTCATCAAGCTGGAGCGCGAGCGCAAGCATCTGCAGGCCAACTTGGCTGGCATCAAGAACATGAACAAGCTGCCCGACGCGATCTTCGTCATCGACTCCAACAAGGAGCAGATCGCGGTGCGCGAGGCGCGCAAGCTGGGCATCCCGGTGGTGGCCGTGGTGGACACCAACTGCGACCCCAGCGAAGTGGATTACGTGATCCCCGGCAACGACGACGCGCTGCGCGCCATCCGGCTGTTCGCCAGCAAGGTTGCTGAGTCCATCATCGAGGGCTCGCAGGCCGCGACGGACAAACAGGGCGTTCCCGGCGCCGAGGTCGCCCCCTCGGAGGCGCCCGCCGCCAGCGAAGGCGAGGCTCCGGCGGAAGGCGCCGTGGCTGCCGTGGGAGAGAATGTGGACATGGCGGAAGTGCTGGGAGGCTCGGTCCGCAAGAGCCCCGCGACGGCCGCCGAGTCCGAGGAACCGGAAGCCCGCCACGCGGAAACGCACTGA
- a CDS encoding ABC transporter permease, with amino-acid sequence MNKMVVANLVHRPLRSVISIVAVAVEVTLILLMVGLALGLLDDAKERQKGIGADVMVQPPGSSFLSGITGAPVSTKVAKVLHKVPHVEVVSPVITQLSTAGTVEVIYGIDLDSFQSLGGSFRYLAGGPFTGPDSIIVDDFFAQSKHVKVGDRIEVLNHEFTVTGIVEHGKGARKFLPIGALQDLVGAQGKASIFYVKLDDPNNADAVAAQIKQIPGMEKYVIRSLREYLSLMTMGHIPGLSIFIDVVIGVAVIIGFIVIFQAMYTAVMERTREIGILKSLGASKFYIVNVVLRETVLLAIFGIILGILVSYTARAAIVEHFPTLRMAVPRHWILRATLIAIVGAVLGAIYPAFKAAQKDPIDALAYE; translated from the coding sequence ATGAATAAGATGGTAGTGGCCAATCTTGTGCACCGGCCCCTCCGCTCGGTGATCTCGATCGTCGCGGTCGCGGTCGAGGTCACTCTCATCCTGCTGATGGTGGGGTTGGCGCTCGGCCTGCTGGACGACGCCAAGGAGCGGCAGAAGGGCATCGGCGCCGACGTGATGGTTCAGCCGCCCGGGTCCTCGTTTCTGAGCGGCATCACCGGCGCGCCCGTCTCGACCAAGGTGGCCAAGGTCCTGCACAAGGTGCCGCACGTGGAGGTGGTTTCACCGGTCATCACCCAGCTCAGCACTGCGGGCACCGTCGAGGTCATCTATGGCATCGATCTCGATTCCTTCCAGTCGCTGGGGGGATCCTTCCGCTATCTCGCCGGCGGGCCATTCACCGGTCCCGACTCGATCATCGTGGACGACTTTTTCGCCCAATCGAAACACGTGAAGGTGGGCGACCGGATCGAGGTGCTCAACCACGAGTTCACTGTTACCGGAATCGTCGAACACGGCAAGGGCGCGCGCAAGTTCCTGCCCATCGGCGCCCTCCAGGACCTGGTCGGAGCGCAGGGAAAGGCCTCGATCTTCTACGTCAAGCTCGACGATCCCAATAACGCGGACGCCGTCGCCGCCCAGATCAAACAGATCCCCGGCATGGAGAAATACGTCATCCGCTCGCTGCGCGAGTATCTCTCGCTCATGACCATGGGGCATATTCCCGGGCTCTCCATTTTCATTGACGTGGTCATCGGCGTGGCCGTGATCATCGGATTCATCGTTATCTTCCAGGCGATGTACACCGCGGTGATGGAGCGCACGCGCGAGATCGGTATCCTGAAATCGCTGGGCGCTTCGAAGTTCTACATCGTCAACGTGGTGTTGCGGGAGACGGTGCTGCTGGCGATCTTTGGGATCATCCTCGGCATCCTAGTCAGCTACACCGCCCGGGCCGCGATCGTGGAGCACTTCCCCACTTTGCGGATGGCCGTGCCCAGACACTGGATCCTGCGCGCGACCCTGATCGCCATCGTTGGCGCGGTGCTGGGCGCCATCTATCCGGCCTTTAAAGCGGCGCAAAAAGACCCGATCGACGCTCTCGCTTATGAATAG